Within the Plesiomonas shigelloides genome, the region AGTGCGGTGGAAGAAGCCCGTACCGAAATCATGCAGACCCTGCGTCAGTTGGCCAACGACGGCGAAGTCGAGCTATCGCTGTTCGCGGAAAATGTGGTCGAGTAAGGGGATCTGAGCCATGTGTGACAAACCCGGCACCATTTTTCGTCCGCAACCCGGTCAATTCCGGCCATACCGTTTTCCGCCGCTGGTGGAAGAGCGGTCCCGGGATGACGAGTTTGATTTTGATGACTTTGCCGATGACAGCCACAGCCGTCATGGCAGCAGTGCCGCCCACTATCAGGAAGAGTTCAATAACGGCTTTCAGGACGGCATGCAAAAAGGCTACGACGAAGGCTTTATGCAAGGCCAGCAGCAAGGCTTGGAAGGCGGTCGTCAGCAAGGCTATCAAGCCGGTTACCAAGATGGCCAACAGCAAGGTTTGCAAGAGGGCCGTCAGCAGCTGACCCATTCGGTGACTGCCGCCGATGCGCTGTTGCAGCAAATTCAGCAAGTGTTCCATCAGCATGTGCGTGAGCAGAGCGAGATGATCTGCGATCTGGTGCAGAAGGTGGCGCGTCAGGTGATCCGCTGTGAGTTGACGTTACAGCCACAGCAGCTAGTGACCTTGATTGAAGAGACCTTAGCGCAAGTGCCTGAGCAAGAAGGTCAGATTGCGGTGCATCTCAATCCGCAAGATTGCCAGCGTCTGCAGCAATTGCTGCCGGATGTGGTGAACAAGTGGCAGTTGGAGCCGGATTCTGCGCTGGAAAGTGGCAGTTGCCGCGTGGTGACCCGTGATTCGGAGGCGGTGGCTGACAGTGAGGAGCGCCTGCAAGCTTGTATGGATGCGGTGCGCGATACGTTGCTGGTTGAACCGGTGGCTGAACACGCCGAATGAGTAATTTGCAGCAAACCTTAGCGCGTCGCTTGGCGCTGGCTGGTCGGCAATTGCCAGAGCTGCCGGTGGCGCGCACCTATGGCCGCTTAACCCGCATGACCGGCTTGACGCTGGAGGCGGTCGGTTGCCGTCTCAGTAGCGGTCAGCGCTGCATGATAGAAACCGACAGTGGCGCGCTGGTGGAAGCGGAGGTGGTCGGGTTTGACCGTGAATCTTCGTTCCTGATGCCGATCCGGCACACCTCGGGGCTGCGCCCGGGTTGTCGCGTGCTGCCGCTGCAAGGCGACAGCAAAATTGCCGTCGGTTATGGCTTGCTGGGCCGCATTTTGAACGGTGTCGGTGAGCCGCTGGATAACCGCGGGCCGCTGCAAACCGATCAGCGTATTCACCTGCAAGGTGAGAGCATTAACCCGTTGATCCGTCAGCCGATCAGTGAGCAGTTGGATGTGGGCGTGCGCGCCATCAACGGCATGCTGAGTGTCGGTAAGGGCCAGCGTCTGGGGCTGTTTGCCGGTAGTGGGGTGGGTAAAAGTGTGCTGCTGGGGATGATGACCCGCAACACCACCGCCGAAATTACCGTGGTGGGCTTAATTGGCGAGCGTGGCCGTGAGGTGCGCGAATTTATTGAGCATTCGCTGGGCAGTGAAGGGCTGAAAAATGCCGTCGTGATCGCCTCGCCAGCCGATGATCCGCCACTGCTGCGGCTGCGAGCGTCAGTATTATGCCACCGAATTGCCGAGTTTTTCCGCGATCGCGGCCATGATGTGCTGCTGTTGATGGACTCCTTGACCCGTTACGCGCAGGCGCAGCGGGAAATTGCGCTGGCTGTCGGTGAGCCGCCAGCCACCAAAGGCTATCCGCCATCGGTATTTAGCCTGTTGCCACAATTGGTGGAGCGCGCGGGTAACGGCGCGCACGGCAAAGGCTCGATCACCGCCTTTTATACCGTGCTGTCCGAGGGCGATGACCAGCAAGATCCGATTGCTGATGCGGCGCGCGCGATTTTAGATGGGCACATCGTTCTCAATCGCACCTTGGCTGAAAGCGGCCATTATCCGGCGATCGATATTGAGCAGTCGATCAGCCGTGCCATGCCACAAATTGTATCCCCTGAGCACCTGCGGCAGGCGCAGTTGGTCAAACAACGCTATTCCCGTTACCGCCAAGTGCAAGACTTACTGGCCTTGGGCGGCTATCAACCGGGGCAAGATCCACAGTTGGATACGGCGATTGCCAGTTATCCGGCGATCTGTGCCTATCTGCAGCAAGGCATGCAAGAAAAAGTCACCCTCGCCGACAGTACGGAACAGTTATTGCAACTGCGCTAACCGGCAGCTGGCCGACCTGTGAGCGTCAGCCAGCCGTCAGTGGGTACACGGTGAATTCGTTGGCCTGAGGTGGAGTTTTCGAGGAGCGGTCTTGCGTTATGTCTCGTCAGCACGGCGTGTTGCACGCCTGGTATCAGCAGCAGCAGCAGCGATTTGAACAGTTACAGTCCGAGCAGGGCAGTTGGCAGCGCCAGCAGCAGGCGCACGCTGAGCGCTTGGAATTGTTGCAGCAGGTCTCGACCCAATATGCGCTCGGTAGCGGCAATGGCTCCAGCGCGCTGCTGGTAAAAGGCATTGGTCGCTTTCGTAACCAACTTTCCTTGATCACTCAATTGCAACAGCAAGAGCTGGCGCTGGCGGAAGCCGAGTTACGTGCCGCCCGTGAGCGGGTGTTGCATCAGCATCTGAATTTGAAAAAAGGCGATACCTTGCTGCAAAAGTTGCAGCAACAGCAGTTACAGCGCGAAGCGAAGCGTGAGCAGCGGGTGTTAGATGAGCTGTCGGGACAGCGTTTTTTACGTCGTCAGCAGGCGTGCCGTTAACACGAAGCGGCGTAAGTTATTGCGGATGGCACAGGCTTAGCGCGGTGCGTAGGTCAGTCCCGCATCCGGTTTCAGTAATTGGGTGACCAGCTGTTTTTGCTGCGCCAGCAGTTTGCCGTTACGGCTATTTTGCTGCTGGCATGCTTGGATCAGCTGATGCAGCTGTTGCCATTGCTGTTGAGCACTGGCGCTGAGCTGTTCTGGCAAGGCACGAAACAGCGCTTGCATCCCGTGGTCATCGGCGGGCAGGCCGAGCGCTTGCAGGTGTTGGCAACGTTCGGTCGCGCGTTGCTGCAAGGTGTGCAGCAGCGGTTGCAACTGGTGGTTGCTGTCAGTTAAGCCACGGCTATCGCGCTGTTGCATCAACGTATACTGCTGCTGTAACAGCGGTTGCAGTTGCTGATAATCACGCACATCGTGCGCCAGTGTTTGCAGCAGCGCTTTAACGCGAGACTTACGATCCATAGCGTGGTTTAGCCTTTGTAATGTTGATACAGGCTGTCAGCCAGACGATCGGTGTTGATACTCAAGCCACCTTGCGCCAGCAGAGCGCGCATCTTCGCGACTTTCTCTAAATCTACTTCCGCCGGACGTGGCGTTTGCTGCGCTTGTTCCAGCATTTTCAGATCGCGGCTCAGGGCCACGGACTCAACCGGCTTGCTGTTGGCTGCGGGAGTTTTCTGGGCGGTGCCGCTGGCCGGAGTCAGTACGCTGCTGACGGCCACGTCACGCTGTACTTTACCAATCATGGTTGCTCCTTTTGCATTAGGCAGTGTAGGCATCATGGTGGTGCTTACCTTAACGTCATCGGTGAAGTCAGTGCGTCGCCGTGAGTGTGGCTGTGGCATCTGACCGCTTGATTATATACGGCGACCGGCTACTGGCCTAACTTAAATCAGAGCGCACTTTTTTCGGACGTTTTTTATTTGTGGCACATAATTGCCGGTGGCAGCGGCAAAAATCCGGCACTGACGGTTAAAAGTCGGTCATAACTTGACCCGGTCCGCTCACTCGGGCCCGAATTTCCTTGCCGCTGATGCTGTTTTGAATCCGAATTTTTTTGCCCTGACTGCCATCTTCCAGCGCAATTCCTTTCATTGAGGCACTGACCCCATCCTTTTGCGCCAAGATCACCACTTCATCGCCGCGCTTAATCAGATCCGGTGCGGTCAGCATATTGCGATTAATCAGGCGACCGGCCGGTAGATTGCGGCGCAATGTCTGGCCAATCAGCGCCTGTGGATCGGTGAAATAGGCTTGGCGTAAAAACGCGATATCGGTGGCTTTAACGCTCAGATCGCCGGCGTTCAGCACTTGGCCGCGCTCAAGGTTACGGCTGGCGAAAATCAACGGCAGCAAGATGGAAACATCGGCTTTGACATGCAAACGCCAGGTTTTGGGGGCGCTACAGCGCACTTCGTAACTGACGCGACCGGCCGGTGGGTCCTCGCTCAGGCGCTGAATTTGCGGCGGCGTGGCGCACTCTGGGAAGTCCGGCATGTTGCGCAGCTTAACGTCAAACTGCTGACTCTTTTGTGCTTTTGCGAACGATGTCACGTCCTGTTGGATAAATTGCGTCACTTGTTCGGCGGGGGTCACGGCCGCCCACAGGGGGGTACTGCCGAGCAGCAGGGCCGGCAGCAAGCCGAAGTATCGAGCCAGCATGGACATGGCGTCTCCTTTAATGCGCAGGAAGCACAGTTTCCGCTACTGACCGGGCGCGGTTGCCTGGGGAATCTGTGCGCGGTTTTGCGCATTGTAATCCAGATGGTTAAAAAATTGGCGTGTTAATTGCTAAGAGACAGGGCTTATTCACGTTGTTTGCAGGGGGACAGAACATGTCACTGAGTTTTGATAAAGCGCTGGGTGTTTTTCCGCACACGCTCGATTTTCGCACTGAACGGGCCAAGGTTCTGGCCGGTAACCTCGCCAACGTGGATACCCCGGATTACAAGGCGCGCGACATCAGTTTTAAAGATGTGATGCGGCAGATTAATCGCTCGTCAATGAGCGCCGAGTTTGGCAGCCGTGCGGCGGCCGAACCGAATTATGTGGCCATGTACCGCAATCCGTATCAGCCATCGAAAGATGGCAACACCGTTGATCAGGGTGTTGAGCAGGCGCAGTTTGCGCGTAACGCGATGGACTTTCAGACCAGCTTGACCTTCATGAACATGACCTTCAGCGGGTTAAAGCAAGCAATTACCGGACAGTAATGAGGTAACCGATGTCATTCGGAGATATTTATGACATCGCCGGTTCGGCGATGACCGCGCAAACCGTACGACTCAACACCGTGGCCAGTAACATGGCGAACGTGGATGTTACGGCCGGTAGCGCAGCAGAGGCATACCGAGCGCGTCGGCCGGTGTTCTCTACCATTATGGGGAATACCGCGCACGGTGGTCTGGCGACCGCCAAAGTGAACATTCGCGGGATCGAAGAGAGCCAAGCGCCATTAACGCGCCGTTATGAGCCGAAAAACCCGCAAGCCGACAAAGACGGCTATGTGTTCGTCTCGAACGTCAACATCGTGGAAGAGATGGCGGACATGATGGCAGCGTCACGCAGCTTTGAAACCAACGTGGATGTGCTATCCCGCGTGCGCAGCATGCAGCAAGGGATTTTGCGTCTGGGCAATCCGGCCTAAGTGGGTTCGGCTTACGTTTTCGATTATCTGATTTTAAGGACGTCTCATGAGTCTGGCCCGAGTACAGTCTTCCAACCAGCCTTCGGCTGATGATGCCATGCCGCAGGGCGCGGTGAGCAAAAACGGGATCAACCCGACCAAAAACGATTTTATGACCATGATGGTGGCGCAAATTCGCAACCAGAACCCGCTCAACCCGATGGACGGTACCCAGTACCTGACCCAGCTTGGCATGATGTCGGCGGTCGAGAGTCTGGAAGGGGTGAAGATGGGCATGCTGAACCTCAACATTGGCATGAGCAATGTGGAGATGCTGC harbors:
- the fliH gene encoding flagellar assembly protein FliH, translating into MCDKPGTIFRPQPGQFRPYRFPPLVEERSRDDEFDFDDFADDSHSRHGSSAAHYQEEFNNGFQDGMQKGYDEGFMQGQQQGLEGGRQQGYQAGYQDGQQQGLQEGRQQLTHSVTAADALLQQIQQVFHQHVREQSEMICDLVQKVARQVIRCELTLQPQQLVTLIEETLAQVPEQEGQIAVHLNPQDCQRLQQLLPDVVNKWQLEPDSALESGSCRVVTRDSEAVADSEERLQACMDAVRDTLLVEPVAEHAE
- the fliI gene encoding flagellar protein export ATPase FliI, encoding MSNLQQTLARRLALAGRQLPELPVARTYGRLTRMTGLTLEAVGCRLSSGQRCMIETDSGALVEAEVVGFDRESSFLMPIRHTSGLRPGCRVLPLQGDSKIAVGYGLLGRILNGVGEPLDNRGPLQTDQRIHLQGESINPLIRQPISEQLDVGVRAINGMLSVGKGQRLGLFAGSGVGKSVLLGMMTRNTTAEITVVGLIGERGREVREFIEHSLGSEGLKNAVVIASPADDPPLLRLRASVLCHRIAEFFRDRGHDVLLLMDSLTRYAQAQREIALAVGEPPATKGYPPSVFSLLPQLVERAGNGAHGKGSITAFYTVLSEGDDQQDPIADAARAILDGHIVLNRTLAESGHYPAIDIEQSISRAMPQIVSPEHLRQAQLVKQRYSRYRQVQDLLALGGYQPGQDPQLDTAIASYPAICAYLQQGMQEKVTLADSTEQLLQLR
- a CDS encoding flagellar FliJ family protein; the protein is MSRQHGVLHAWYQQQQQRFEQLQSEQGSWQRQQQAHAERLELLQQVSTQYALGSGNGSSALLVKGIGRFRNQLSLITQLQQQELALAEAELRAARERVLHQHLNLKKGDTLLQKLQQQQLQREAKREQRVLDELSGQRFLRRQQACR
- the flgN gene encoding flagellar export chaperone FlgN, giving the protein MDRKSRVKALLQTLAHDVRDYQQLQPLLQQQYTLMQQRDSRGLTDSNHQLQPLLHTLQQRATERCQHLQALGLPADDHGMQALFRALPEQLSASAQQQWQQLHQLIQACQQQNSRNGKLLAQQKQLVTQLLKPDAGLTYAPR
- the flgM gene encoding flagellar biosynthesis anti-sigma factor FlgM; the encoded protein is MIGKVQRDVAVSSVLTPASGTAQKTPAANSKPVESVALSRDLKMLEQAQQTPRPAEVDLEKVAKMRALLAQGGLSINTDRLADSLYQHYKG
- the flgA gene encoding flagellar basal body P-ring formation chaperone FlgA encodes the protein MSMLARYFGLLPALLLGSTPLWAAVTPAEQVTQFIQQDVTSFAKAQKSQQFDVKLRNMPDFPECATPPQIQRLSEDPPAGRVSYEVRCSAPKTWRLHVKADVSILLPLIFASRNLERGQVLNAGDLSVKATDIAFLRQAYFTDPQALIGQTLRRNLPAGRLINRNMLTAPDLIKRGDEVVILAQKDGVSASMKGIALEDGSQGKKIRIQNSISGKEIRARVSGPGQVMTDF
- the flgB gene encoding flagellar basal body rod protein FlgB; its protein translation is MSLSFDKALGVFPHTLDFRTERAKVLAGNLANVDTPDYKARDISFKDVMRQINRSSMSAEFGSRAAAEPNYVAMYRNPYQPSKDGNTVDQGVEQAQFARNAMDFQTSLTFMNMTFSGLKQAITGQ
- the flgC gene encoding flagellar basal body rod protein FlgC; the encoded protein is MSFGDIYDIAGSAMTAQTVRLNTVASNMANVDVTAGSAAEAYRARRPVFSTIMGNTAHGGLATAKVNIRGIEESQAPLTRRYEPKNPQADKDGYVFVSNVNIVEEMADMMAASRSFETNVDVLSRVRSMQQGILRLGNPA